The Salegentibacter mishustinae genome includes a window with the following:
- a CDS encoding acyl-CoA dehydrogenase family protein — MRTDNFQAPDYYNIDELLTDEHKIVRDAAREWVKREVSPIIEDAAQKAEFPKSIISGLAEIGAFGPYIPEEYGGAGLDQISYGLIMQEIERGDSGVRSTASVQSSLVMYPIFKYGTEEQRKKYLPKLASGEFMGCFGLTEPDHGSNPGGMTTNFKDKGDHYLLNGAKMWISNAPFADIAVVWAKDENGRIHGLIVERGIEGFSTPETHNKWSLRASATGELIFDNVKVPKENLMPNKSGLGAPLGCLDSARYGIAWGAIGAAMDCYDTALRYAKERVQFDKPIAGTQLQQKKLAEMITEITKAQLMAWRLGVLRNEGKATSAQISMAKRNNVEMAIKIAREARQILGGMGITGEYSIMRHMMNLESVITYEGTHDIHLLITGMDITGIPAFQ, encoded by the coding sequence ATGAGAACAGATAACTTCCAGGCTCCAGATTATTATAATATCGATGAGCTGCTTACCGATGAACATAAGATAGTTCGCGATGCCGCCAGAGAATGGGTGAAACGCGAAGTTTCTCCAATAATTGAAGATGCTGCTCAAAAAGCAGAATTCCCTAAATCTATAATTAGCGGTTTAGCCGAAATTGGAGCTTTTGGTCCTTATATCCCGGAAGAATATGGCGGTGCTGGCCTGGATCAAATCTCATACGGACTTATCATGCAGGAAATTGAACGTGGTGACAGTGGGGTTCGCTCTACCGCATCTGTTCAAAGCTCACTGGTAATGTATCCTATTTTTAAATACGGTACAGAAGAACAACGCAAAAAATACTTACCAAAATTAGCATCGGGAGAATTTATGGGCTGTTTTGGGCTTACCGAGCCAGATCACGGTTCTAATCCAGGCGGGATGACCACTAATTTTAAAGATAAAGGCGATCATTATTTATTAAATGGGGCTAAAATGTGGATCTCTAATGCACCTTTTGCAGATATTGCAGTGGTATGGGCGAAAGATGAAAACGGACGTATTCATGGTCTTATCGTAGAAAGAGGAATTGAAGGCTTTTCTACTCCTGAAACTCATAATAAATGGTCACTTCGCGCTAGCGCAACCGGAGAACTTATTTTTGATAATGTAAAAGTGCCAAAGGAAAATCTAATGCCGAATAAAAGCGGACTTGGTGCTCCATTAGGTTGTCTTGATTCTGCCCGCTACGGAATTGCATGGGGAGCTATTGGCGCTGCAATGGATTGCTATGACACCGCTTTGCGTTATGCAAAAGAGCGCGTGCAATTTGACAAACCAATTGCCGGGACACAACTTCAGCAGAAAAAATTAGCAGAAATGATCACCGAGATCACCAAGGCTCAGCTTATGGCCTGGAGATTGGGTGTTCTTAGAAATGAGGGAAAGGCGACTTCGGCTCAAATATCTATGGCCAAAAGAAATAATGTAGAAATGGCGATAAAAATAGCCCGGGAAGCAAGACAAATTCTAGGCGGTATGGGGATTACCGGCGAATACAGCATTATGCGCCATATGATGAACCTGGAAAGTGTAATCACTTACGAAGGTACGCACGATATACATTTACTAATAACTGGAATGGATATTACAGGGATTCCCGCTTTTCAATAA
- a CDS encoding tRNA1(Val) (adenine(37)-N6)-methyltransferase: MSEKAFQFKEFKIEQDRCAMKIGTDGVLLGAWASLEQKPDSILDIGTGTGLIALMLAQRSPALLIDALEIDEDAYEQAVDNFEQSPWGDRLFCYHAAFDEFVEEMQDEDKYELIISNPPFYAEDYTSESASRNKARFAEALPFSELLEGVSKLLHPNGEFNAIIPHKEESNFISLARVFGLFPKKIIRVRGNEKSEIKRSLLSFNFKKEQAEENELIIEISRHNYTDAYKKLVKDFYLKL, encoded by the coding sequence ATGTCAGAAAAAGCATTTCAGTTTAAAGAATTTAAGATAGAACAAGATCGCTGCGCCATGAAAATTGGCACCGACGGTGTTTTACTAGGCGCCTGGGCTTCCCTGGAGCAGAAACCAGACAGTATACTTGATATTGGAACAGGAACAGGCCTAATTGCGTTAATGCTAGCACAACGCTCCCCTGCCCTTCTTATTGATGCTTTAGAAATTGATGAAGATGCTTACGAACAAGCTGTAGATAATTTTGAACAAAGCCCCTGGGGCGACAGGCTATTTTGCTATCATGCCGCTTTTGATGAATTTGTAGAAGAAATGCAGGATGAAGACAAGTACGAGCTAATTATCTCAAATCCGCCATTTTATGCTGAAGATTATACTTCAGAAAGCGCTAGTAGAAATAAAGCCCGTTTTGCTGAAGCTCTGCCTTTTTCAGAATTACTTGAAGGTGTTTCAAAACTACTTCATCCAAATGGGGAATTCAATGCGATTATTCCGCATAAGGAAGAAAGTAATTTTATAAGCCTCGCCCGTGTATTTGGGCTTTTTCCAAAGAAAATTATCCGGGTTCGCGGCAATGAAAAATCAGAAATAAAGAGAAGTTTGCTAAGCTTTAATTTTAAAAAGGAGCAGGCTGAAGAAAATGAACTTATCATTGAAATTTCACGACATAATTATACAGATGCTTATAAAAAGCTTGTAAAAGACTTCTATCTTAAATTATAA
- the tsf gene encoding translation elongation factor Ts, which yields MAKITAAEVNKLRKATGAGMMDCKKALVEADGDFDKAIEVLRKKGQKVAAKRADRDSAEGAAIAKVNDDNTKGIIISLNCETDFVAKNDDFVKMANNFADIALTVSSKEELLKADYNGISVEDKLTEQTGVIGEKIEIGAFKTLEAPFVGSYIHAGNKIAVITGLSKNVEGADEAAKNVSMQAAAMNPIALNEEGVDQETIDKEVEIAKDTLRQEGKPEEMLDKIAKGKIQRYFKDNTLVNQAFIKDGKQSVADYVKSVDSDLTVVGFERVALGE from the coding sequence ATGGCTAAGATAACCGCCGCAGAAGTAAACAAATTAAGAAAAGCTACCGGTGCCGGTATGATGGATTGTAAAAAGGCACTTGTAGAGGCAGATGGTGATTTTGACAAGGCTATTGAAGTACTTCGTAAAAAAGGTCAGAAAGTTGCTGCTAAGAGAGCCGATAGAGATTCAGCCGAAGGTGCTGCAATTGCTAAGGTAAACGACGATAACACCAAAGGTATTATCATCTCTCTTAACTGTGAAACCGACTTTGTTGCTAAAAACGATGATTTCGTAAAAATGGCAAACAATTTCGCAGATATCGCACTTACTGTTTCTTCAAAAGAAGAATTGCTTAAAGCAGATTACAATGGCATTTCAGTTGAAGATAAATTAACTGAGCAAACTGGTGTAATCGGTGAGAAAATAGAAATTGGTGCTTTTAAAACTTTAGAAGCTCCGTTTGTAGGTTCTTATATTCACGCAGGAAACAAAATTGCTGTAATCACCGGTCTTTCTAAAAATGTTGAAGGTGCAGATGAAGCTGCAAAAAACGTTTCTATGCAAGCTGCCGCTATGAACCCTATCGCACTTAACGAAGAAGGTGTAGACCAGGAAACCATAGATAAAGAAGTAGAGATTGCTAAAGATACACTTCGTCAGGAAGGTAAACCTGAAGAAATGCTAGACAAAATAGCAAAAGGAAAAATTCAGCGTTACTTTAAAGACAACACTTTAGTTAACCAGGCGTTTATCAAAGACGGTAAGCAAAGCGTTGCAGACTACGTAAAATCTGTAGATTCAGATCTTACTGTTGTAGGTTTCGAAAGAGTTGCTTTAGGAGAGTAA
- the rpsB gene encoding 30S ribosomal protein S2, translated as MANKVEVKELLDAGVHFGHLTRRWNPNMAPYIYMERNGIHIINLYKSAAKMQEAGDALAKIAASGRKILFVATKKQAKEIVAEQAEKANMPYITERWPGGMLTNFVTIRRAVKKMASIDRMKKDGTFNTLSKKERLQVDRLRAKLEKNLGSISDMSRLPGALFVVDITREHIAIKEAQKLNIPIFAMVDTNSDPREVEYVIPSNDDASKSINKVVSYVADSIVDGLSERKASKESKKEKADKEEKEPKAPKAAVKQPEAEAPSKDAEDKKAMKEAKKDVKLESKKETLDKASSNEEE; from the coding sequence ATGGCAAACAAAGTAGAAGTAAAAGAATTACTTGATGCAGGTGTACATTTTGGACATCTTACAAGAAGATGGAACCCAAATATGGCCCCATACATCTATATGGAGCGTAATGGGATTCACATCATCAACTTATATAAGAGTGCTGCTAAAATGCAGGAGGCAGGTGATGCCCTTGCAAAAATTGCAGCCAGCGGAAGAAAAATACTTTTCGTAGCTACCAAGAAACAAGCTAAAGAAATAGTAGCCGAACAAGCTGAAAAAGCAAATATGCCATACATTACCGAGCGTTGGCCCGGTGGTATGCTTACCAACTTTGTAACTATTCGTAGAGCTGTTAAGAAAATGGCCTCTATTGATAGAATGAAGAAAGATGGTACTTTTAATACACTTTCTAAAAAAGAACGTCTTCAGGTAGATCGTTTAAGAGCTAAATTAGAAAAGAACCTTGGTTCTATTTCTGATATGAGCAGACTTCCAGGAGCGCTTTTTGTTGTTGATATTACTCGTGAACACATTGCTATTAAAGAAGCTCAAAAATTAAACATTCCAATTTTCGCTATGGTAGATACAAACTCAGATCCTCGTGAGGTTGAGTACGTAATTCCATCTAATGACGATGCTTCAAAGTCTATCAACAAAGTGGTTTCTTATGTTGCAGATTCTATTGTAGACGGCCTTTCTGAAAGAAAAGCTTCTAAAGAATCTAAAAAAGAGAAAGCTGACAAAGAAGAAAAAGAGCCAAAAGCACCAAAGGCTGCTGTAAAGCAACCAGAGGCTGAAGCTCCTTCTAAAGATGCCGAAGACAAAAAGGCAATGAAAGAAGCTAAGAAAGATGTAAAACTTGAGTCTAAGAAAGAAACTTTAGACAAAGCTTCATCTAACGAAGAAGAATAA
- the rpsI gene encoding 30S ribosomal protein S9: MEVIHKIGRRKTAVARVYVSEGSGKFSVNKKDLKDYFTTGPLLYKVNQALNLTGNDDNFDVRANVYGGGITGQAEAIRLALARAMVELDAENRAVLKPEGLMTRDPRMVERKKFGQKKARKKFQFSKR; the protein is encoded by the coding sequence ATGGAGGTTATTCACAAAATTGGCCGTAGAAAAACGGCGGTTGCGCGTGTTTATGTTTCTGAAGGAAGCGGAAAATTTAGCGTAAACAAAAAAGACCTTAAAGACTACTTTACCACAGGTCCTTTACTTTACAAAGTAAACCAGGCCCTTAACCTTACCGGTAATGACGATAACTTTGACGTAAGAGCAAATGTTTACGGTGGTGGTATTACAGGACAGGCAGAAGCTATTCGTCTTGCACTTGCAAGAGCAATGGTAGAACTGGATGCAGAGAACAGAGCGGTGTTAAAGCCAGAAGGTTTAATGACCAGAGACCCAAGAATGGTAGAGCGTAAGAAGTTTGGACAGAAGAAAGCTCGTAAGAAATTTCAGTTCTCTAAACGTTAA
- the rplM gene encoding 50S ribosomal protein L13: MDTLSYKTVSANKATVTKDWVHVDAEGQTLGRLASKVAKLLRGKHKPNFTPHVDCGDNVIVTNAEKINLTGKKWDSKEYIRHTGYPGGQKSLTAAELFEKNPERLIEKSVKGMLPKNKLGADLFRNLKVYAGSEHDHTAQKPKTINLNDLK, from the coding sequence GTGGACACATTAAGCTACAAAACAGTATCAGCCAACAAGGCTACCGTGACCAAGGATTGGGTACACGTAGATGCTGAAGGACAGACGTTGGGCCGACTAGCTTCTAAAGTAGCCAAGCTACTAAGAGGTAAGCACAAACCTAACTTCACCCCGCACGTTGATTGTGGTGATAACGTAATCGTTACCAATGCAGAAAAGATCAACTTAACCGGTAAGAAATGGGATTCGAAAGAATACATTCGTCATACTGGCTACCCGGGTGGACAAAAAAGTCTAACAGCAGCTGAATTATTCGAAAAGAATCCAGAGAGATTAATCGAAAAATCAGTAAAAGGAATGCTACCAAAGAACAAACTTGGAGCAGACCTATTTAGAAATTTAAAGGTTTACGCAGGATCAGAACACGATCACACTGCACAAAAGCCTAAAACTATTAACTTAAACGATCTTAAGTAA
- a CDS encoding DUF5004 domain-containing protein has translation MKNLLRLKSLFILGIIFSIASCEPNQDHVAETEVNNLNATANITPEDLEGEWELSAMNTDFAVNLNNDTIHNKNILLETDCFKNVGVIFNPDGSMTTTNSKLDFKAGESNDDFKCLSGRTDTGSWDVENVNGDERLVITMTIDGTTRTHSRILDRTANTFAFEISKFESEQYYGNPDGTDAEEVTVLSLEYTRVN, from the coding sequence ATGAAAAACCTACTTAGATTAAAAAGTCTCTTTATATTAGGAATTATCTTTAGTATAGCATCTTGTGAACCTAACCAGGACCATGTGGCCGAAACTGAGGTAAATAATTTAAATGCTACTGCAAACATTACTCCAGAAGATCTTGAAGGAGAATGGGAACTTTCAGCTATGAATACCGATTTTGCGGTGAATCTTAATAATGATACCATCCATAACAAGAACATTTTACTTGAAACCGATTGTTTTAAAAATGTGGGCGTGATTTTTAATCCAGATGGAAGTATGACTACTACCAATTCTAAACTCGATTTTAAGGCCGGTGAAAGTAATGATGATTTTAAATGCCTTTCAGGAAGAACAGATACCGGGAGCTGGGATGTAGAAAATGTAAACGGTGATGAGCGTCTGGTAATTACGATGACTATTGATGGCACTACTCGTACCCACAGCCGAATTTTAGATAGAACTGCCAATACCTTTGCTTTTGAAATAAGCAAATTTGAATCTGAGCAATACTATGGAAATCCAGACGGGACGGATGCCGAAGAGGTTACCGTTTTATCTTTAGAATATACAAGGGTGAACTAG
- the polA gene encoding DNA polymerase I has product MSAQKRLFLVDAYALIFRGYYAFIKNPRINSKGFDTSAIMGFMNSLFDVIRREKPDHLAVCFDKEGSQVRTEMFAEYKANRDATPEPIKDAIPIIQDILKAMHIPVVELAGMEADDIIGTLAQQAEKENYQVFMVTPDKDFAQLVTENIFMYRPARMGNGIEIWGIPEVQKKFEVERPEQVIDFLGMMGDAVDNIPGLPGVGEKTAKKFLKQFGSMEELLANTDQLKGKMKEKVESHAEQGILSKKLAAILTDCDVKFHAEDYELSQPDSDKVQEIFDELEFRRLKDQFIKLFSGEEDQQQTQVSNSPSAKKVSKTAGEGQFSLFSGDDSDKIEASSGGRKSLKDTAHVYQSLNTKMARQMFLQNLMKQNSVCLDTETTSLNALEAELVGIAFSWEPGKGFYLPFPEEREKAQELIEELRPFFEDEKIEKIGQNLKYDIKVLAKYNIEIRGKLFDTMIAHYLINPDMRHNMDVLAETYLNYTPQPISELIGKKGKNQKSMRDVPVEAQTEYGVEDADITLQLKKFFEQELKEAETRKLFDKIEIPLVRVLAAMELEGIKLDENFLKSLSDALDSDIKELEQNIYKEAGEEFKISSPKQLGIILFEKMELVKKPKKTKTGQYSTSEDVLSVLVKEHKIVEDVLMYRALVKLQNTYVDSLPNQVQKATGRIHTDYVQTIAATGRLSSNNPNLQNIPIRTERGRQVRKAFVPRDENHILLAADYSQIELRIIAALSEEDNMIKAFKEGKDIHASTAAQVFNVNIDEVTREQRSNAKTVNFGIIYGVSAFGLSNQTNLSRAEAKELIDTYYKTYPKLTGYIADQVAFARENGYVQTILGRRRYLKDINSQNAVVRGAAERNAVNAPIQGSAADIIKLAMINIYRKLTEGKFKTKMLLQVHDELVFDAHKDEVEEVKKMIQFEMENAYKLEVPLDVELGEGNNWLEAH; this is encoded by the coding sequence ATGTCTGCTCAAAAACGCCTGTTTCTTGTTGATGCTTATGCCCTGATTTTTAGAGGTTATTATGCCTTTATTAAAAACCCGAGGATTAATTCTAAAGGTTTTGATACTTCAGCGATAATGGGTTTTATGAATTCTCTTTTCGATGTAATTAGGCGGGAAAAACCAGATCATCTTGCCGTTTGCTTTGATAAAGAAGGCAGCCAGGTTAGAACCGAAATGTTCGCAGAGTACAAAGCTAACCGCGATGCTACACCAGAGCCTATAAAGGACGCGATTCCTATTATCCAGGATATTTTAAAAGCCATGCATATTCCTGTAGTGGAATTAGCCGGAATGGAAGCCGATGATATTATTGGAACTCTTGCCCAACAAGCCGAGAAAGAAAATTACCAGGTTTTTATGGTAACGCCAGATAAGGATTTTGCCCAACTGGTAACCGAAAATATTTTTATGTACCGCCCGGCGAGAATGGGTAACGGAATCGAAATTTGGGGTATCCCCGAAGTTCAAAAGAAATTTGAAGTTGAACGTCCCGAGCAGGTAATAGATTTCCTTGGAATGATGGGCGATGCGGTAGATAATATCCCTGGACTTCCCGGGGTAGGCGAGAAAACCGCCAAAAAATTCCTGAAGCAATTTGGAAGTATGGAAGAGCTGCTAGCCAATACCGACCAGCTGAAAGGAAAGATGAAAGAAAAAGTTGAAAGTCACGCCGAACAGGGAATTCTTTCTAAAAAACTGGCAGCTATTCTTACCGATTGCGATGTGAAATTTCACGCTGAAGATTATGAACTTTCTCAACCCGATTCAGATAAAGTTCAGGAGATCTTTGATGAGCTTGAATTCAGAAGACTTAAAGATCAATTTATAAAATTATTTAGCGGAGAAGAAGATCAACAACAAACCCAGGTTAGCAATTCTCCTTCAGCCAAAAAAGTTTCAAAAACTGCCGGAGAAGGACAGTTTTCATTGTTTTCAGGAGACGATTCAGATAAAATTGAAGCCAGTTCTGGCGGAAGAAAATCTTTAAAAGATACTGCTCACGTATACCAAAGCCTGAATACTAAAATGGCCAGGCAAATGTTTCTTCAGAATTTAATGAAACAAAACAGCGTTTGCCTGGATACTGAAACCACAAGTTTAAATGCGCTGGAAGCAGAGCTGGTGGGCATTGCTTTTTCCTGGGAACCAGGCAAAGGTTTTTACCTGCCTTTCCCCGAAGAACGCGAAAAAGCACAGGAACTTATTGAGGAGTTGCGACCGTTTTTTGAAGACGAAAAAATTGAAAAAATTGGGCAAAACCTTAAATATGATATCAAGGTTTTAGCTAAATATAATATTGAAATAAGAGGAAAGCTTTTCGATACCATGATCGCGCATTACCTGATCAATCCAGATATGCGTCATAATATGGACGTGCTTGCCGAAACTTACCTCAATTATACGCCGCAACCTATTTCAGAATTAATAGGAAAAAAAGGAAAGAATCAAAAGTCGATGCGAGATGTTCCTGTTGAAGCACAGACCGAATATGGTGTAGAAGATGCCGACATCACCCTACAGCTTAAAAAATTCTTTGAACAGGAATTAAAAGAAGCAGAAACCCGAAAGCTTTTTGATAAAATTGAAATTCCGCTAGTTAGAGTGCTAGCCGCAATGGAACTGGAAGGCATAAAATTAGATGAGAATTTCCTTAAATCCCTTTCTGATGCTTTAGATAGTGATATTAAAGAACTGGAACAAAATATTTATAAAGAAGCCGGGGAAGAATTTAAAATTAGCTCTCCAAAACAATTAGGAATTATCCTTTTTGAAAAAATGGAGTTGGTTAAGAAACCAAAAAAGACCAAAACAGGCCAATATTCAACCAGCGAAGATGTACTCTCGGTTTTAGTCAAAGAGCATAAAATCGTAGAAGATGTATTAATGTATCGTGCTTTGGTAAAACTCCAAAATACTTATGTAGATTCTTTACCAAATCAGGTGCAGAAAGCTACCGGCAGAATTCATACCGATTATGTGCAAACTATTGCAGCTACAGGAAGATTGAGTTCCAACAATCCTAACCTTCAAAATATACCGATAAGAACCGAGCGTGGTCGCCAGGTTAGAAAAGCTTTTGTTCCACGAGATGAAAATCATATTCTACTCGCTGCCGATTATTCTCAAATTGAATTGCGAATTATCGCCGCACTTAGCGAAGAAGATAATATGATTAAAGCCTTTAAAGAAGGCAAAGATATTCACGCTTCTACCGCCGCCCAGGTTTTTAATGTAAATATAGATGAAGTAACCCGCGAGCAAAGAAGCAACGCTAAAACTGTAAATTTTGGAATTATTTATGGTGTTTCGGCTTTCGGATTAAGCAATCAAACCAATTTATCTCGTGCCGAAGCAAAAGAACTTATTGATACCTATTATAAAACCTATCCTAAATTGACCGGATATATTGCAGACCAGGTAGCTTTTGCCAGGGAGAACGGTTATGTACAAACCATTTTAGGCAGAAGGCGGTATTTAAAAGATATCAATTCACAAAATGCTGTAGTGCGTGGCGCTGCAGAAAGGAACGCGGTTAATGCACCAATACAGGGTAGCGCTGCAGATATTATAAAACTGGCAATGATAAATATTTACCGAAAACTTACGGAAGGAAAATTCAAAACCAAAATGTTACTTCAGGTGCATGATGAATTGGTTTTTGATGCCCACAAAGACGAAGTTGAAGAAGTAAAGAAAATGATTCAGTTTGAAATGGAAAACGCTTACAAACTGGAAGTTCCTTTAGATGTAGAATTAGGAGAAGGCAATAACTGGCTAGAAGCGCATTAG
- a CDS encoding sugar MFS transporter — protein MEQKKSYRTAFIFVTILFFLWGFITVLVDSLIPRLREVFTLSYFQAGMVQFAFFGAYFLLSIPAGYILSKIGYKRGIILGLSTMAIGCLLFYPAASYRVFGIFMLGYFTLAAGITILQVAANPYVTILGPERTASSRLNLSQAFNSLGTAIAPALGALFILQDKVKTTAEIEALDAAAQKSYLVAEAAAVQTPFLGIAAFIGVIALVFFFVKLPKVGDKEASNDYRKVLKNRNLILGSIALFCYVGAEVSLGSYMVNYFLSLDLAATVRETSFMRTIAEWILSTGVSSSSDMAVVGVFVTFYWTGAMIGRFIGSYLTSIFNPAKILSIFALGAIGMILISNFSVGLAAMWTIIGVGLFNSIMFPTIFSLALDGLGDDKAQGSGVLCTMIVGGAIIPPAYGYLTDSFNFNIALILVMACYAYIFYYAFSNKRRKVVVA, from the coding sequence ATGGAACAAAAAAAATCTTACCGTACCGCGTTTATATTTGTAACTATACTTTTTTTTCTTTGGGGATTTATCACCGTTCTTGTAGACTCGCTAATCCCGAGACTTAGAGAAGTTTTTACACTTTCTTATTTTCAGGCCGGAATGGTACAATTCGCGTTTTTTGGCGCTTATTTTTTACTTTCCATTCCAGCAGGATACATTTTATCAAAAATTGGATATAAAAGAGGAATTATCCTGGGCCTTAGCACAATGGCAATAGGCTGTTTATTATTTTATCCCGCTGCTTCTTATCGTGTCTTCGGTATTTTTATGTTGGGTTATTTCACACTTGCTGCCGGAATTACTATTCTTCAGGTTGCCGCTAACCCTTATGTTACTATCCTGGGCCCCGAAAGAACCGCTTCCAGTAGACTGAATCTATCCCAGGCTTTCAACTCACTGGGAACTGCCATCGCCCCTGCTCTTGGAGCACTTTTTATTCTTCAGGATAAAGTAAAAACTACGGCTGAAATAGAAGCACTGGATGCTGCCGCTCAAAAAAGTTATTTGGTTGCTGAGGCTGCCGCAGTACAAACTCCATTTTTAGGAATTGCAGCTTTTATTGGGGTAATTGCCCTTGTGTTCTTCTTCGTAAAACTTCCAAAAGTTGGCGATAAAGAAGCCTCCAACGATTACCGCAAAGTCTTAAAGAACAGAAACCTTATACTGGGTTCCATTGCCCTATTTTGCTATGTAGGTGCCGAAGTTTCCCTGGGGAGCTATATGGTAAATTACTTTTTAAGCCTGGACCTTGCCGCCACGGTAAGAGAAACTTCTTTTATGCGCACAATTGCTGAATGGATCTTAAGCACCGGTGTTTCGTCTTCCAGTGATATGGCGGTAGTGGGAGTTTTTGTGACTTTCTATTGGACGGGAGCCATGATTGGAAGATTTATTGGTTCTTACCTTACTTCTATATTTAATCCTGCAAAAATCTTAAGCATTTTCGCTCTGGGAGCAATTGGAATGATTCTTATTTCCAATTTCTCGGTTGGTCTAGCCGCCATGTGGACTATAATAGGAGTTGGATTATTTAATTCAATAATGTTTCCTACAATTTTCAGCCTTGCTTTAGACGGGCTTGGTGACGATAAAGCTCAGGGATCTGGAGTATTATGTACCATGATTGTGGGTGGCGCTATAATTCCACCGGCTTACGGTTACTTAACCGACTCTTTCAATTTCAACATAGCCCTAATTTTAGTAATGGCTTGTTACGCTTACATTTTTTATTACGCATTTAGCAATAAGAGAAGAAAAGTTGTGGTTGCATAA
- a CDS encoding N(4)-(beta-N-acetylglucosaminyl)-L-asparaginase, producing MKRRNFIKAAGISGASLSLFPVTHNLNAATFKKQEKPTPICIATWNFHEASKTAGELLYKGASALDAAEQGVRVEEANLKNTTVGNGGAPDRDGNVTLDACIMSPSGDCGSVVYLKKIEHPVSVARKVMEETPHVMLAGEGALQFAIQQGFQRKNLLTKESEENWKKWLEKKEYKPIINIENHDTIGMLCLDEKGDIAGACTTSGLAYKMNGRVGDSPIIGAGLYLDNEIGGAVATGMGEAIMKSVGSFLIVELMRQGKSAQEACEIAVERIVKQNSNYKDFQVAFLALAKNGEIGSFCLHKGFTFVKYQDNQNTNTPSQSYL from the coding sequence ATGAAACGAAGAAATTTTATAAAAGCTGCTGGGATTTCTGGCGCCAGCCTTAGCCTCTTTCCGGTTACCCATAATTTAAATGCTGCCACCTTTAAAAAACAGGAAAAACCCACTCCTATTTGCATTGCTACCTGGAATTTTCACGAAGCCAGCAAAACTGCCGGCGAGCTTCTTTACAAAGGAGCTTCAGCCTTAGATGCGGCCGAACAAGGGGTAAGAGTTGAGGAGGCCAATCTTAAAAATACTACCGTAGGAAATGGCGGCGCACCAGACAGGGATGGCAACGTTACTTTAGATGCCTGCATAATGTCGCCCTCGGGAGACTGTGGCAGCGTGGTTTATTTAAAAAAAATTGAGCATCCGGTTTCGGTAGCCAGGAAGGTTATGGAAGAAACTCCGCATGTTATGCTAGCGGGAGAAGGTGCTTTACAGTTTGCTATTCAGCAGGGATTTCAGCGGAAAAATTTACTGACAAAAGAATCTGAAGAAAACTGGAAAAAATGGCTGGAGAAAAAAGAATATAAACCAATTATCAATATTGAGAATCACGATACCATAGGAATGCTTTGCCTTGACGAAAAAGGCGATATTGCCGGTGCGTGTACTACATCTGGCCTGGCATATAAAATGAATGGCCGGGTTGGGGATTCTCCTATTATTGGTGCCGGCCTTTATCTTGACAATGAGATTGGAGGCGCCGTAGCTACCGGAATGGGGGAAGCAATTATGAAAAGTGTAGGCAGTTTCCTTATCGTAGAATTAATGCGCCAGGGTAAAAGCGCTCAGGAAGCCTGTGAAATTGCCGTGGAGCGAATTGTTAAACAGAACTCCAATTATAAAGATTTCCAGGTAGCTTTCTTAGCTTTGGCAAAAAATGGAGAAATAGGTTCTTTTTGCCTCCACAAAGGTTTTACCTTTGTAAAATATCAGGACAACCAAAACACCAATACTCCTAGCCAATCTTATCTATAA